The genomic DNA ATTAAGTTGCTTTTTTGCATTTACCCTTGCGTTACACATTCCGCTCAGTTTGCATATATTATCTTTTGATAATAATGCCTTGACCCGGCCAGTACAATCGCAGGGGGAACCGTGATAGAAGTAATAATCGGTCAGGCTCCCGCCTTTAAATTGAAGATCCATCTCCACACTATTCGCTCCGAACTTAACAGCAAAGTCCAGGGCCTTTCTGTTGTTGACCATGTGGCAGATATCATAATATTGCCGTTGGGAATAAGCAGGCCTTATACAGAACAACATGAATACGAAAAACATTATTCTGACCATGATTCGTGTTTTTTATTCTTTGGATTCATCCCCCCTTGGGGGGCACTCAGACTACTCCGGTGATATCGGAGGCCTTCTAGAAATTAACTTAAAAACCGATTATACTGGTTCTACAAGAACGTAGGGTAGTATATAGGAAAATGACGGGATTTTATTTGAGACGAGCATATTCCCAACCATACCTATCTTGGCTTCAAGATCATTTTGAGAATCGCTTTGATTTTTTCACCATCTCTTCAGCAATATTTATTTCCTGAAGGTGCTTTTTCATCTGATCTGGAACATGCATATCCATAATTAAGTTACAGGAAGGGCAGGTAACCTTCTCTTGCGACAGCAAGGACTGCATCGTAAATTTGATCAGGAATTGACATCTTGGACACTTTAGCCCTGTTTCATTATTTTGCATAGTCATAAGGTTAAGGCATACACCTATTTCGGTCAATAGTAATATTTATAGGTATTAACTAGAGAGAAGAGTAACCGGTGTTCCACTTTAGTCATTATTGGGCCTGTTATCCCTTTTCTTTAATTGAGGCATGTTATTAAGCATCGACAAAATGTTTATAAGCCCTCCGGGCATATCAGATTGAACCATCTTGAGGGTGACTTTCATATTGGATTTCATTGACTCTTGAAGTCCGTTGCCTTCTGGTGCTAAAGCGCCTTGGACTTTACAAATAGGCAGTGAGGGCTTTTTATCAGGATTGAGAAACGAGAATTCGTCATTATTTGCCGGTGTATTATTATCATCGTAAAACGTAAAGAGCTTCACATTCATGTCAAAATCGGCATCCTTGATCTGTAGTAAGGGCAACTGTATCAGGGAGAGCACAGGAATGGTAACCGTTGCGATATGGCCGTCATCATCCGGATAATCGAATGACACAACCTTTAGATCTCCCAGTTCACCGTCTTTTTGAACATCGTTGAATCCAAATTCAAGAATAAACTGGCTAATACTTTGGCATAGTTGTATATCCGCCTCAATCACAGCCTCCATCGGAGCTTTAAACAGATTTTTGAGGTTTGTGGTAGCGTTGGACCCTATTACACTTAGAGACATAGTAATAAGTATTATACAGGCATGCTTCCGGAATGGAAGAAAGCCAAATTAATTACGAATAAAACGAGAGGGTAGCGGGCGTATAAGCTATATGATAAACGATCAAAGACTAGGCTACTGGGATATCACTTTCGTGATATTTTTCATATCGAGTTTGATTTTCGCTTTTTGTACATGCTCAGGAAATTCTTTGAGTACATCCGCCTCAACACTAATGGGCATACTGGGTTGTACCGTAACCTGCGCTTTATCGTAAGCATTTTGAAGCACATCACCATTAGTTTTTATCAAAGTCTTCATCTGAAGTCTCAACCCTTTAGTGATTTCTACTCCCTGAGATACGGCCTGTATTTCCGGATGTCCGGATATTATGGTGTCAACTTGACTGAATATCGTATCCGCTACTATATTGCTAAGGTTTTCAATGTTTGTGGAAGACGATAATTCTCCTTTTAGGCTCAACCTTATCGCTTCTGTAAGTTGTGGTATTCCTGTTCCAGAGAGCATCGATTTTCTAATTCGTCTCCAATTTTCCGAATCGGAATCAGTATCAATCTGATTGACTATATACCGAACCGAACGCTCAATTACCGAAGTCAGTGTTTCTTGTATATCGTTCCAGAATATACTGAATACAAACTTCGATGTTTCAATATTTTGACCTTTGACAAACACATAACTGAGTTCCAAATTTACTTCGGATATTTCGGCGTAAGGTGTAGGGAACAAATTATTACTTTGTTCCTGAAGACCTTCGTAGGACAGGCGGTAGGCTTCATCTTGGGCGATTGACAAGTCGCTCAAAAGGTTATATACAACATCTTTTAGGGTCATGGTAAGAGAAGGAAAATTACTGGCTATAAATGATAAGAAAGAAGGCCGGTACTGGAACCGAAGAGACGGGATCGCCAAAACGGCAAATCCCATCAAAACTGTTTCCAATTATTCGAAGATGACGGCTAATTGCCCTGCATCATCGTCTGGAAGACCATCGTAAGAAACCGAGAACATTTCATTTCCGAGAGTAGGGTTAGAGCCACCCGAAGGTGTTGCCTTACCGGAAAGTTTTACTGTGGCAAGTCCATCCTTGTTCGTCGGTGCCGAAGTAAAATCTGCTTTATCCCATGTCAAACCACTCAGAGGGGTTGCTGGCGGTGTAAATTTCACTTCTTTACCGGGTACAACCAAGCCTTCGGAGTCTTTGACCTGAACACTAATGTCAATCTCAAAAGCTCGTGGGTCTGTATCGCTGGACCCCTTAGTCAAAGCGTCCACATCGATTACCGGATTTGTAGGATTAAACAGAAAGCTACCCTTCGGATCGGCATCGGTAATACTCGATTGTAGGATATTCAATACCGTAGCCAAGCCAGCGGGCATATCCGATTGACCAGCGTGAACATGCACATCCATAGTGTATTCAACTGAATACTTGGACTTTTCAGATGCTTTAGAGTCCTTCTTACTGGAGTAGTTTGCATTGAACTTCGCAGTAACACTAAATGGTCCCCATCCGATTTTGGCCTTTGCGCTCCCTCCTGCGGAAATATCTTCCGAAGAAGAGGTGCTCGATACACTGGAAGACGCCGCGGATATATTCGCTTTGAAGTCGATAGAAACTTCATCAATAGCGATGTATGGAATCGGAACGATCGTCAACAAGGGGACGATAAGCTTAGAAACTTTTCCTCCTTTGTTGTAATAGAAAGAAACGTTAACCGCCGATTTCTCCTTGGTTGCGGGGTCCTGATTAAGACCTACTTGCTGGATGAACTCCCAACTAGTCTTCGCAGCCTGCGCTTGAGCTTGGATGGCCGCGTCAAGCGGTCCCCCAATCAGGCTTGAGAATGGGATCGCCTGTAGGGCGTTGGTCGCCACTGTCGAAGGCGTTGTGTCAATAGCCATTCTTTTTAATGGTTAAAGGTTTTTAGTTATTGTACTTTGGCAAAAAACCTATTGCAAGAGAGGCCAAATACATATCCTAGTCTTTCTTAAGCTTAAGAATTCGGTCCTTTCAGGTTGGGTACAATACTCCTTCACAATACAGCTTACGGGCTTGTCCCAATCACATTATATCACTTAACGTTAAGACTAAATAAAAAGCCAGAAATACGGATACTCCGTTTAGCCTGACATAAGCTTAGGATATTGTTTGCCATAACCGGAACGGTACCTTTTCCGATTTTTTTATAGCTAGGGGGAACACCTACGAAAACGAAGAGATAAAGGCGTTCCTTCATGTTCAATTATTTACCCCCACATCTTCCTCGCTTGGTCACCCATTTCTTGAGGCTGGATAGTCATTGAATATAAGCCCTGACCCAAAGCATACCTACCAGCGGCTACTATCCATTTAGTAGCAGGGACCTCCACTGTTAGACCGGTGCGGATTTTATAGTTTCCTACCGTTCCCATGTTATCCTTGACTTCCTCTACTATGGCGTCAGCGCTATTAAAGTCCTCTAGGTCCTCCATGTTGTCTCTCACGATCAAGAAGGCATCTCCACCAGCTGAATTATTCTCTACACTTGGCATTTTTAGAAACTTTAAATGGTTTTACGTTATTCAAAAGCGATTTTCGCCTGTAATCTTTTATTGTGATTTGAGAGTTAAACAATACGAACCGGTGATTGTGTGTTCTGAAAATACCTATCTCAAAAAACAGGTATTTGTACGCAATATATACCCTAGACATTCAAGGCGGCGGGCATAGAATCAGTACAAGGAATTAAATTCCATATACTCTATTTGTTTCCGATGTTCCTTATGAGGCACTACGATATCCATAGATGAAAAAACAGCAACACAGAAACGTAATATGCTGTATTTAAGATTATTACCCACCACTCCGTATTCTTTCCGGAATATCAGCTAGGGAAAGGAATAGGGGATCAGTTTATATGCGAAATTCGATTATCCGATGGAATCAAACATAAGATATAAATTGGCCGTAGATGTAGAGATCAATTTTTCCACATGGATACTTAAGGCTTAAATAGGGCTAGATAAATCATGATCATCGACAAGCTTGTGGCGGAACGCATACAGTACAAGCCCCACTACATTTTTGGAACCAGTCTTTCTCAATAGTGTCTTTTTATGGCCTTCGACGGTACGGGGAGAGATAAAAAGAGCTTCCCCTATTTCTTTGGATGTCTTTTGCTTACAAATGAGCGTAAGTATTTCACTTTCCCTATCGGAAAGTTTTTCGGAGGCCGAGAATACCGGTTTAGGGGTTTTTGAGGACAGCTGTTTTCTAACGATATCCATTTGTTCGGGCAGGAAATAAAATCCCTTTTCGTGGACACTTACGATCACTTCGAGTAATTTGGTCGGAGATATTCCCTTCGGTATAAACGCCAGGGCTCCGCTTTTGACCATAAAACCCGTAAAAGCGTCCTGATAATGGGAAGACATGACTATAGTCCGAATATGGGGGTAAGCCTCTTTGATGAACGCGCAGGTATCGGCGCCGTTTTCGCCTTTCATCTTCAGGTCAAGTATTATGACGTCTGGGTGAGGTGCGTTTTCTTTCAGCCTCTCCAGAAGCCGGACTCCACTTTCCGCGGTGAAAGCCACAGAGATCCCTTCTTTCGCATCCAGAAATTCCTTAAGCAACGAGACGATCAGCGCGTCGTCGTCGACGATAGCTAGACTTATGGCTTTATTGTTCATCGATCATTCTATTTTTTCGGAAGAGGAAAATATTGGCGGTTCCCACCCCTTTCTTGGACTTTATCTTATATTTCCCTTCGAGACACTGTACCCTTGTCTCAATATTCCGAAGGCCTATCCCTTTTTTTTCAGCCAACATATCATATCCTTTACCGTTATCTTTGAATATAAGGACCGTACCGGATCCGGTATGCCTTAACCGAACATCAATTTCCGAGGCGTCGGCGTGCTTCCCAGCATTTGTCGCCAATTCCTGAATGATCCTGATTATCTGTACTTTAAAATCGTTACTGATACGGTCGCCTTCCGTTCGGATATCCGAACGCAACAGCACTGACATCCTGGCTTTCCAGGGACTTATCTGTCTTTCGACCAACTCTTCAATTGAAGTATATTCCAACATAGGCGGACAAAGGTCATGAGATATGCCGCGCGCGATATCGATGCTTTGGTCGATAAGGTTTTCCGGAACGGGATTTTCCGGCCGTAATTCGGCATACAGCTTTATGGCCGTGAGTTTGCCTATCAGGTTATCATGAAGTTCGGCGGCAATCCGTTCTCTCTCATCCTCTTGGGTCCGGACCACGGCCTCCAACAAGTTTTTCTGTTGCCTGGCTTTGTTTTCCGCTATGGTTATCCTGTTTTCGGCCAGTTTCCTAAAATGAATTTTAGTCATTAAGGCTATGGTGGCCACCAAGGCACAGCCAAACAATATGGCTATAGAAATCCATATCGCGAGCGTTTGCGGTTTCTGCCATTGCTGTAGATATACGATGTGATATAGGCGTAAAACATTGACATAAAGGCTATACGCAAAAGCCATAAGTATAAGGTTAGGTTTGAGTCTACATTGATCAGAAAATTAAATGGGAGCAGGAGAATCATCTCCAAGGAGAAGAAAGTGATGGAAGCCAAAATGAGTGAGATATGCCTTCTAGGGTACGCTTCATCCGACTTCATGAGTTTAAGGAGAAGGGCTATGCCCATAGTCACTATGATCAGAGCGCAGAGCGATTTGGAATAAGGTTGCAGACTTTCATAATCGGACATGTCAAGGTAGTATGTCTCGGCCAATACGTAAATTAACCCTACGAAAGTCATGAAAGCCGGGGCCCGTTTCCCCAAACCTAGGGAACGAAACACAAGGAAATAGACCGTCAAGTCCAACAAGCTAGAAAATGAGAAAGCGTAAAGGTTATTTTCCCGTAATATGACCATGGTACGGGAAGCCAAATCAATCAGGAGATTGAGGAAGAGATACGAATAAAGAATTCTCCCGATACCGTTCACCTTCTTTACGGACAGGCAGGCGA from Fulvitalea axinellae includes the following:
- a CDS encoding DUF2589 domain-containing protein translates to MSLSVIGSNATTNLKNLFKAPMEAVIEADIQLCQSISQFILEFGFNDVQKDGELGDLKVVSFDYPDDDGHIATVTIPVLSLIQLPLLQIKDADFDMNVKLFTFYDDNNTPANNDEFSFLNPDKKPSLPICKVQGALAPEGNGLQESMKSNMKVTLKMVQSDMPGGLINILSMLNNMPQLKKRDNRPNND
- a CDS encoding DUF2589 domain-containing protein — protein: MAIDTTPSTVATNALQAIPFSSLIGGPLDAAIQAQAQAAKTSWEFIQQVGLNQDPATKEKSAVNVSFYYNKGGKVSKLIVPLLTIVPIPYIAIDEVSIDFKANISAASSSVSSTSSSEDISAGGSAKAKIGWGPFSVTAKFNANYSSKKDSKASEKSKYSVEYTMDVHVHAGQSDMPAGLATVLNILQSSITDADPKGSFLFNPTNPVIDVDALTKGSSDTDPRAFEIDISVQVKDSEGLVVPGKEVKFTPPATPLSGLTWDKADFTSAPTNKDGLATVKLSGKATPSGGSNPTLGNEMFSVSYDGLPDDDAGQLAVIFE
- a CDS encoding response regulator transcription factor → MNNKAISLAIVDDDALIVSLLKEFLDAKEGISVAFTAESGVRLLERLKENAPHPDVIILDLKMKGENGADTCAFIKEAYPHIRTIVMSSHYQDAFTGFMVKSGALAFIPKGISPTKLLEVIVSVHEKGFYFLPEQMDIVRKQLSSKTPKPVFSASEKLSDRESEILTLICKQKTSKEIGEALFISPRTVEGHKKTLLRKTGSKNVVGLVLYAFRHKLVDDHDLSSPI
- a CDS encoding sensor histidine kinase, translating into MTKIHFRKLAENRITIAENKARQQKNLLEAVVRTQEDERERIAAELHDNLIGKLTAIKLYAELRPENPVPENLIDQSIDIARGISHDLCPPMLEYTSIEELVERQISPWKARMSVLLRSDIRTEGDRISNDFKVQIIRIIQELATNAGKHADASEIDVRLRHTGSGTVLIFKDNGKGYDMLAEKKGIGLRNIETRVQCLEGKYKIKSKKGVGTANIFLFRKNRMIDEQ